The following is a genomic window from Malus sylvestris chromosome 12, drMalSylv7.2, whole genome shotgun sequence.
AGATTGCTAACcctaaactctaaaccctaaacagAGAAAATATACAAGAAGCATttcacatttctctctctctatctaacttctctctctacattctGCTATCTCATTACCTCCACTGATAACCTTGAAGCTCAGATCTCTGCATTCTCACATGGTATCCTCGCCGGCGATGGGGAATTCTCGTCGATCGTGATCTTTTTGGCTTCCGCGATCATCATTTGAGGGACACTTTAGTCTGTAATTTTATATAATGATCCAAACCATCTACATTTTAATACATCATTCACATatcattcttacaaaaaaatcacatatcattcttacaaaatattagacaaaaaaaaaaattaagacatTCAATTGGTGAAGAAATAGACAAATAGGGTTTTTCAAGAAACACTATTATGACTACTCTTTAATCCAATGGTCAAAAAGTTTCATATTTGAGTGATTTTAGGTAGAGAAGACCTAAAACATAACAATTAGATTGTTAAAATACGACGTGTAATCAGCCCTGCAAAAATTTCTAAAAGCTTATCTAAGGAATCCTACAAGCCTTCCTATTTTCTACAATTTACGTAGAAAGTAAGGCTTATTTGCCTTAATTAAGACCCAATAGCATGCCAATTACTCTTGTGGCTAACCAACAACCATTCAGACCTGAAGATAAATACTTGTGatcacacacacagagtactaCTACTAACCGGTTGCCACTCTTGCGAAAACAAAAAAGTATAAGCTGAGAGTAGTAAAAACAAAACTGAAATGAGCCGAGAGACTAGTTTACAACGATGTGTAGGCTATAACATGTGTACAGTACTGAGAATGCATTAGCATccatattgtccccaacttaaaCACCTAAGTCCAATACTCTGGGTTGGACGGCCCTCGTGATAGAACCATCTTCAACCTTCACCCTAATGCTAGTTAATCATGAATACGTAATCTTTATTGTAATAGATAACTGATTGTACAAGCATACAGAAATACGTACATAGTGCTTAGTGTGGAGTAAGCCAAGACAAATAAGAGCATAAACTAAACAAATTATTCCCTAATTCTTCTATATAATTATAaaatgcttcttcttcttgaactCAGATATATGAGTCTCTAATTGTCTTCATTTTGTTGACAACAACGTTCATAAGCATCCGCTCTCCTGGGGTTGTTGCAGAGCATGCAAGTCCTAACTGCATCACTGAAACCAAACATTCCTCCAATCGTCTTCCTTGAACTGGGTTTTGCTCAAGATATCTTGTAAATGGTCTTTCTTGTGCGTCATTGCCGCATCTGTCATCGTCATCTTTGCCTTCAATGAGCAATAAAGGATCAATTATGTCCAAGACATGGTCATGCATTGACATCGCTGTGAATTGGTGAATGCTTAGACCATCTTTGAACATGTCATCTATAGGCCTTTTTCCCGTGAACATTTCTAGCAACAATATTCCAAAACTATAAACATCTCCTAGTGTAGAGACTTGGCCTCCCGTGCCGTTCTCTGTCATTCAATACTCACATATCAGGGTAAAGAGGCAATTATCTTCCAAAGTCTGCTGCTACATGCTTAACAGGGCATAATAACAATTCCATAGGAAGAGATAATATAAGAATTACATATAAACTCATACCTGGAGGAATGTAACCTATTGAACCCTTTAACCCGGTTGACATGGTTTGACTTTGAGAGGGATCATCAGATGCCTTCAAGAGGAACCTTGCTAAACCAAAGTCACCAACATGAGCCACCTTTAGATTACATTCAACAATCGGCGTATCACAATGGTGGTGGAGGTAATCCAATGCAGAAGCAACATCAATTGCAATATTAAGTCTTTGGACAAGGCTCAATCTCTTCATTTCAGAGTTCTCATCATCTATTGGGTGCAACCTCGCATCCAGACTTCCATTTTCCATGTACTCGAAAACTAAACTTTTGAAGTCATTACCTTGATTATCAATGCTTGAGCAGAAAGTTATGATCTTGAGAAGATTACGGTGCCTTATACTTCTTAAAGCATTACATTCACGGATGAAACTATTGAAAGCTCCTTCTTGTTGAAGGTTCAATACCTTAACTGCAACTACAGTTCCATCGCTAGGGATTATGCCTTTGTAAACCGAACCAAAACTTCCCGTGCCAATAAGATTGGCCATGGAGAACCCATTAGTTGATTCAACAAGTTCCGAGTAAGAAACACCCAATTTCCAATCCTTATGAGAAGACAAAGTTACAAGTTTGCGTCTTGAACGAGCAACAATGAAGCACGATAGCACAATTACGAGTGCAAGTGCACAAGTTATAGGAATGACTTCTTTAAGTAGTCCATGAGATGAATGAGGCTTTTTGTTGGAGCATGCAGGTAGAAGTAATTGTGGGATGCCACCATAAACCCTATCATTTCCGAGAATTGAAATTCCACTTGCATCCCTTCTTTAGGCAATTCACCCTCGAAATAATTGTGGGAAAGATTCAGATACTTAAGAAACATAAACTTGCCTAGAAATTCAGGAATCCACCCAGATAAGTTATTATGTGAAATATCTATTTCTTCCATGCCTCGGAGTGCTTTCGGAGATTGGGGAATTCTTCCTTCAAATTCATTGCCTTCCAAATACAAGCGCAGCAAACTAGTGCAACTTCCAAGAGCTACCAAAATTTCACCTGATAGCTTATTTCTTGATACATCTAGCTCCGCGAGATGTACCAAATCACCCACTTCAGAAGGTAGTGAACCAGTCAAATAATTGTAATACATGATCAAGGATATTGAAAGCGATGAAATATGAACGAGCTCCTTAGGTATTGTGCCAGTTAAACTAATGAGtcaaaaattatattatatatttcaccctattcttagtataatttgataattattttggtagaattttgatactttgctttatattttcaacataggacattcgacttcctctaaAGCAAAACCAGaacaaacggatgaattttggagtgattcaaattggaggacgttcgtgtgtTCCTTAGCTTGTTCGTGTCAAAATCTCAGCAATTTCTACCAAGCGATTATTTTCTGGAGATTAAATGAAGGAGCAGTGCGCGTTGCTGGAAAGTGACGTTTTTGAGCTTAAACTGCGTTtgttggagcccaagatgacttcgaatgggttcgtggccttctggagaagtgttctgAATAGTCAAAGCTTTAAATCCAGCtattttgggccagttttggagctaatttgggtccaaaacgtggctgtgcaAGAGTTTGGGCGAATTTGCCAAGctaatttaggattatgtttcctattttattttaatttatttcgtttcctagtcttattctaagaccttttattAGGAGGATTTTATttagagtagtataaataagtcTTTTGGCAGACCTAGGGTTTGGGGGGCTTAAGGAGAGAACACATGCAATTTTTGGAAAGAAGATTTTGGGCAAAGCTTAGAGATTTCAAGACTTTtactttcaaggtgttttcactctgtttctatttcaataaagactttatgatttttattatgaatatgcgtaactaattttcttttgctagggtgaggccatTATCCTTAGCAAAAATATGTAATTTCTTCTTAAATTGCTTAtgaattcatgcatgcaagttttgaattgttaatcaccaatttaaactatctatttgtcttagtgattcgcaaccattaggatatttagaaaagtaatttgatgcaattttggcggaGGGCTATCCCCAAAATTGActaaggcttcttgtgattaatatgtgtaatctcttaggatggacgacaagttttaagggttatatggtttttcaaaaggttttcataaaacttaatgagtcttgcatgctCACATTCGATCTAGATATCACGgatgggttgcatgttagatatacctTCTATGTTGaaggttccaagtaggatatactttaggaaaacctaacattcaaaatatgcatgtatgGTTCATAAGTAATTAGACGAGCTACATAGGATTGTTGGGGTGACGACGGAACCCTAGTATCTTCTCACTTTAATttctaaaaattgtttctttctccttctttaaAATTGCAGTTTTTAAGtaatctttttaattaaattcgtttttcttaatttaggtCATAAATCACcctttttcaaaaatttgttCTAAATAATTAGTTGAGAATTGATTTGCCGTTAATCTATTTAAATTAATCcttgtggagaacgaccttgcttgagccaacTATACTACGACAATCTtgtttctcttgcaagtattttaggtgtttttaacccttttgcgcagatggtaaaaatcctatcataaACAATTACTAGAAAGGTTAAGTATCAACAGCTTTTTGCAGTTTCCGAGGCTTGGTGGTATGCTTCCTTCAAACTGATTCCCATCCATGAAAAGCTTTGTCAATGAAGTAAAGTTACCAACTAAGGACGGGATTGGCCCAGAAAATCTGTTAGAACCCAAATACACTGCCTCTTACTTCCGGAGCTTCCCAATTCCTTCAGGGAAACTACCATCCAATTCATTATATTCTAGTACTAGAAGGATCAAGTTTACAAGATTTCCGATACCATTGGGGATGCTTCCATGTAACAAGTTTTTCCCCAGAGTAAGATATTTTAGATGGGTAGTAAGGTTGGCTATTGATCCTGGTAACTCTCCACCAAAACGATTACCATGAAGACCCAACATCTCCAAACTAGTGCAGTTAGCCAAGAAGCTGAGAAAGTTCAAGTCACCAGTTTTCCCACTTCCCAATTTATTCTGTCAACGTTTAGCCAAACTAAGCTTTGCAAGCTTCCAAGACTTTCAGCAGGTAGTGTCCCGGTGAGACCatttaaagaaaaatcaagACTCTGAAGTCTAGAAGCATTGGCCAATGACAAAGGAAATGCTCCAGTAAATTTATTAAGAGAAATGTAAAATTGTTCGAGATTAGGAAGAGTAATCCCGACATTTGGTGGTAGCTCTCCATGCAGCTGGTTCTGAGTAACATCGAAAATATATATAGAGGAAATATTATATATGGAAGAAGGGACAATGCCAGATAGATTATTCAACCCAAGCACGAATTTTCCCAAGCTAGTTAGACGTCCGAACTCGTTGGGTATGCTTCCTTGAAAGTTGTTGGTGTCAAGATAAAGAgtattcaaagaagaaaaatttcCTATCCAACTTGGGATGGTTCCAGTAAGATTGTTACCATAAACCCATAGATGAGTTAAATTCAACAACGAACTTAGTTGGTCAGGAATCGACCCAATAATCATATTGGAACTAACATCAAGCATCTTTAGTTGTGTGCAATAAGATATATTAGTTGGAATTTTCCCGACAAAGGAATTGTAAGACATGTTGAGATACTGCAGGCTTCGGAGACGCCCCATTTCTTGAAGAATTTCACCACGAAAGTGGTTGTGTCTCAAGTTGATTCCGGTAAGATAAGTAAGATTGCCTATAGAGTGTGGTAAGGAACCTACCAATTCTTGAGCTTCGAGGTCCAAAATCATGACTCTTTTGGTGGAATGATGGCACGTGACACCAATCCAACTGCAAAAATCGACGGAATCATTCCACGAGCTCATGATTCGGAGAGGATCTTTTGTTATCCTTCTCTTCAAGTCGAGCAGGGCCAGGCGGTCagtttcatttccaaaatcagTGATCGCCAGACCTGCACTCAAGCACGAAATCAGAACGAACATATGAAGGAATTTACTCAAAATGGGCCTACCATGACAATGTGAACTCTCCATTGTTCTAAACGCAGAAAGTCGAAATTCGAAAACAATGTGTGATTTGCACGAATGCAGTAGAAAGAAGATATCTTATGAATGATTGCGCGGTCAGAACTGTAAAAAGGGCGACCCCAAGCCAACAAGACTCCCGTCTTGCGAGGGTCGGGTGCGACACGAGGACTTCTTAAGAGGTCACCCATCCGAATACTACTCTCACCCAACTAGCTTTAACTTCAGAATTATGATAGAATTcagtgcatgtgagttggtatgatcgcttAACTGTGAGGACTGAAAATAGTGAGAATCTGCGGGGCCCTTTAGGCATCATAACACTACGGCATTCCACTAGATGAACATGAGTGAACATGGAAATGGAGGAAATTTGCAATGACGCGTTTAGGACATTAGTAGCCGTAGGTTTTGAGAAACGAGGTAGCAAGGACTAGGACGACCACCGAAAGAGCAACCTACCACGTGTTTGCACCTCTTTGTCCATTTGCATATCTATTTGTGTCCATTTGTCTGTCTATTTGTGATTGACGTATTTTAATTGTACAAATATCCTAATAACCATCCATTTTCATCTCTACagtaaaaacaatcaaattggcAATTGGTTTCGTTTAATCATCCACATCTATCAACCGAGCGGTTCATAATAAGAATGTAGTTATTATCAAGGTCATATGTACATTAAAGATGACTAAACCATCgccaattttattaatttttttgcaaagataatatttaaataatgataaagaaaataaaagcttTGTTATTACATTTATACGGTTGAAATACATTATAATGCAGTGCACTCTTGCTGATGGGCTCTGGGGCCGAAACTAAAAGAAATAGGGCCAATACAGATTTAGTCTCGTCGCTTTCATTATTCTTGTGGAAGTTTACTCAACCACGCACCTGGGATTTACGCATGACTCAAGTAGATAGTGCATTGACAACGTATGCCCACCATattgataaaataaaacataCTGTATCGTCATTATAGTGGAGGCCATGCGCACAACCTAAGTGCCCATGCGAGCACTATGTAACCTTGTGACATGTTTTCATCTTTTCCAAGTTGATTGCAGCTGCAAGACTTGCAGCTGCAGGTTGAGGTTTGCTATTAAGTTATACTCCATTGATATCAGCAACAGGGAGAGAGCCTGCTGCTGCTCGATCCGTCCTTGATCAAATAACCGCAGTAAAAGCAAGAATGAGAGGGGGGGGAAAGAGAGAGGCATTATGTTGGTTGGAAATTACCAGAATGCAGTAAGAATCTATACAAACTTTTCTATCTGCAAAACCGTCTTCATTTCTGCACCAGCTGGGTCGACATCGCGCACCGTTAACCAGAAGTTAAAAAACAGTCAGGTCAGTCCAACATCTACTTTGATTCACTTGGTAGTTCATTAAAAACAGTTCAAATCAGAAATAATCATATGCATTCTTGCTGCCTATCTGCTCactgcaaaacaaacaaacaaagaagagcACAATAACGAAAGAGATTGTCTCTTACACCAATCCTCAGCTAATTAACCATTAACTATCACGCCCGACAGTTGTGAAGGAACAGTAAAGATTGTCTCAAGCAAGGGAATGGAAGCTCCATTAAGTAAGAAAGTATAGAGGACACATAGACTTGCAATGACATCAGAAAGAACAATATTGCAGTAGAGACCACAAAAACGTTGTGATGTAAATCTCCATTTGCTCCGGAAGAAATCCAGTCTGTAATCCATGTCAGAATATACAATAAATTATACAAGCACAAATATAAATCATCATAATTATCAACGATTCAACATCTCCACCGCATTACAGTATGCACATTttgtgcattacataaaccaaaacaaattCATTAACTACTACAAGTTATATTGAAACTTGAATTTCTAAGTCACGCACATACCCTTTCATGTTAAGAACATTCACATCAAGTTCAACCCCTAATGAGATGTGGAACAACCTTGAATGAAGCACAGCATGAATGGCCGCACATGATACTGAAAAATAAAACAGCATTAAGGGCTTTTTCTGAAAAGAAATTGACTGTAACTGACATCCCTACCCGATACTTGGGAACCAGGGCAGACGATGTGAAAGTTACACGAAGGATATAATTGTAGTACATGCCAAGGAAACCAATGAACTGAAATAGACTTGAAGAAGTGAAAACCAGAACTTGGGATCCAGTGCATACTATATAATTTATCATATGCACCAGAACTAGAGTCGAAAAAGTAAAACCCAGAATTTGTTGTGTATGATTAATCTAAATTGCAGGATACAGTTGTCAAAGTGTTTTCCATCAGTAAAGATTACTACAACCATTCCTGCAGCAGTCCCATTGGCAAAGAAACACTCTTACAATTAACTATATGCACCAAACAATTAGCCTTATGGGACATAGCACAGCATGCTCTTGAGCTACGAACACGTTAAACCAATACGGGATGTTATTTATTTCAGCATCAGCACATCAACAAAAATGGTTCAACAAGATTTAAACTTCACTGATCCATGCACAGATAGCTCTACATTCTGAAAACTACTTTTGCTATGGCGACTACTACAAAAATTACCTATAGTTTGAGTGAACACTACTAACCAAAGCATTAACCAAAAACAGAGGCAGAGAGAAACCAAGAGGCAACCACCACATTACACAAGCCAGCCACCACAATGAGCTAAAACTCAGCAACTCCAGTTCCCTCAGACGTTCGACGCTGCTGTTTCCCTCTCCATCTTCTGCCCAAAAAGCTTTGTCGCAAACATATTGTCATCGAAGTATTCTTTATAAGGGTGGTTCTTTGGAACAAGCTTCCTGAACTTTTCAAACTGTTTCTCAGCCTCATTAGTCTTCCTCAACATTGTATAAATTATTCCTTGACACAGATAAGGCCTGAAGTCTCTTGGTTCTTCCCTCACAAGCTCTTGATAAAGCTTCAAAGCATCCGAATACTTCGACTCCATCACGCGAATTTGCGCAACTAACAGCTTAAAATCCCTCACATCCGACATATTCCCATCCTTCTTACACTTCACCATTGCCTCCTCCACCCTCTTCATCACACTCTTCAATTTCTCCGGTGATTGCGAAGCGGACATTACAAGGCCATGAAAGGCCTCAACTTTGAAAGGGTTTTTCGACAAAATGTCCTCAAACTCGGAGTTAGCGAGATCTACCTCACCCATGTAGCTATGAACATTGGCCTTCAGCAATTGCCACTCAAAGTCTTCGGGTTCCAGCTCGATCAAGCGCTCCAGCACCTGAATCGCTTCGGCCAGCTTGTTGGATTTGATCCTGACCTCCATTAAATTCCTCAGAGCTTCGACATCGTCTGGGTTCTGTGACAATTGCTCTTCAAGTAccctttctttctcttcatACGAAACGCTGTCAGCGGGAGATTCTTGTTCCACTGGCTCCACCGTGGAAGGTGCGACTGCGGTGGCGGCCATAGCGGTTCGGTGATTGAACCTCATGAAGAAGAATGCGGCGGCAGCAATGGCGGCGCAGGTCGCCTTGATGATAGGGGCGGCGAGAGGGGCCAGGGTTTTGAAAGAGGaattgggtttagggtttgggggGTTTTGGTGAGGTGGGTGGGCGGAGGACGGTGGCGGAAGCGATGAGGATGAGGCTCTGATAGTGAGGGTGGTGAAGTTGAAGGTCGGCGATTGGCGCGGAGGTCTGAAGGAAGAAAGGGGTTTTGGGAACGAGGAACAGTGGGGATTGAGCGAGAGGGTGAGGGGTTGGTGGCGGAGGTGAAGTTTGGCGAGAGACTCCATGGATTGAgagagaattagggttttgtaaaACCCTGCAATGGAGGTGAGAGAAGTCGAAGAagatggaggaggaggaagagaaataGGTAAGGGGAAAGTTCAAAAAGCTGCGAGAAAATGCCGTTTGGGCATGTTGGTCCAACAGAACAAAATTAGTCGGCAGGGAGGTGAGAAACGGTGTCGTAGGGGTCGTGGGATTGAGCTTTCAGATGGGCCTTTTATTGGGCTGGAATTTCAAAAACTTGGTattgggttaagcttttgtttttctattgtttttgggttttgaagtGGGTTCATTAGAAACTAGCATGAGCTTTCTCTATTTTGATGTGCttattattttgaataaactttatatatcaaaataagaaagtttactTAGTTTTATAatgagttagtaataatgtgcTTCATATTTACCTTTGCCGTGAATCAAACTTAAGActtcttacttacaaataaagaggaaATCACTAGATCATAGTATTAAGTGGCGAATGTGGGCTTATtattaggttttcctaatgcatcAAAATGGCTTGTATGGAAATATTtctaaaatgactgaaagcgcatttagagaaaatatttttaggtacCAAAAACATTTAAAATGTTTCCTGCAAGAAGTATCAGTTATGTACTTTTTATAGAAAACACGTCAAGTGTATTTTcaggattcacttgcattttattaaggattggttctaaaaactGATGCAGCACGAAGCAATAAAAGGGTTACCAACGTAATCCCTTGTAGAACAAAGTTACTGGAGTCCACCAGTTGATAGAAATCCCAAAggataatttgattaattgattGAAAGATGTCTAAATGATTACAAAGCCATGGCTTAAATAAGCCTTTTACAACCTTTTGGAAAACTCAAAAGACGTAGggaattaaaatgaaaataactaACATATAATAAAGCCCTTGAAACCCAAAAAGACTCCATTTATTAGTAGTAGGCTGCTATCTTCATGACTTTCTGCAAAAGATGGCTCAAGCCACTTTTGTGGGAGAATTAAACACCTCTTCTACGACCGCACCAGAAATGAAAGTAGCGTTCATTCAACAAAAAATGTTCAAAACATCAACTTTTGAGATATGACCATAGCAAATAATCTATTAACACGTGAATTACCAATTCTCCAATCACTTTTCTTTATTGCTCGCCGCTTCCTTCTTTTAGTTTTGTTGCACGTGAAATAATCGGATTTCTGTCCTACATCAAAAACAAACTCACTAAATGAGCTTTCTGCCATTTTAAAGTTTTTCTAAACAAGCCCAAACTGTGGATGTGAAagtaaactcttttttttttttttttggcaacgAAACTAAAGTTCGAGTCCCATTGTAAAACCAAAAAAGCAGTAGCCTAATTTGCTAGAGCGGATGTGTTTTCAGTCATCACAACCTCCAAGCCACCACCACGACCCAGGCGCCTTCAAGACACCCACCACCACAAATCAACCATAAGGACTACCACCATACCAGACCGACTCGAAACCGACCAACTTTTTTGGTTTGAACCGAATATAGGTAAACCAACCAATTCAATTCAgtatctgttttgttttaaagccATATCAACCAATTCAATTCAgtatctgttttgttttaaagccATATCAATACACTTTAGTCAATTATCGGTGGGGGATATCAACTCGTTTACCAAACTGAACCCACCCCAAGATTTCATTAGATAAAAAAAAGACTATCTTCAAAGGTAATGTCAGGTAAATaaacttttaaattaaatttgcaaatcaaattatGTGTCATAAATAGGAAAGAAActcgttaatcaacacttaaagtagtaattcaatcatcaacaaccacattatttgatttacaaaatttgatctcCTTAATATTATTCGTTTTCAAATCATCTAGATCGATACTTTTTATACATTTGACCGGATCCCTAACccaatactaattaattataatattgTGGACAAAAATCAAACATAAATTCATAGCCGTGCAGCTATGGAAAGATTCTAGTAGAATTAAAACGTTGATGTCACTCGGTCCTCCGCCGAACTCAAACGAAAAAGTAGGGTGACGACGAATTCAAATGACCCACACCCAAAATTATTggagaaaacaaacaaacacatcCATGCTATTAATACATATTCACACAAGAAAGAAAACGAAATAGCCCAATAACCAAAGCTGACTGAACAATAAATTTGGAGATTCGTGATTGATCAGGTAGTTAGGGCATTGCTCGTGAATTCATTGCTTTGTGAGTGTAAACTTTTTTTCTGTCTCTTTAGCGTAGAATATCTCGTGAAATAAAAATgcgaaaaaaaatgagaagttatttatgtacaatgttttatattttagaTGAAATAATTTGAATGAGAATTAAGCTTAGAAAGGAGGAAAAAAGAATTTGCAGAACTCATTGCTTTAGGTTTTTGATAGGAGGGTGCTGTGGGGTGATGCTTGCTTCTTTGGCAGCGTCTTATTGTTCCTAACCCCGGCACTGCCCTCTCATGTGTATGTTACTTTGTTGCCCCTATCGTGGACTTCCCTTGTACGTTTGGCTTTCGTCCTGGAATTATATGTTTCCagttgtcaaaaaaaaaaaaaaaaaactcattgcTTTGGAATTTAATATGTACACATCAGTCCCGTCTGGAAATTTTTCACAAATGGGACGCATCGCGCTCTGACATGTGTGCACGTAAGCTAACCCCAGCCACCCACGCAC
Proteins encoded in this region:
- the LOC126593878 gene encoding probable LRR receptor-like serine/threonine-protein kinase At3g47570, with product MANLIGTGSFGSVYKGIIPSDGTVVAVKVLNLQQEGAFNSFIRECNALRSIRHRNLLKIITFCSSIDNQGNDFKSLVFEYMENGSLDARLHPIDDENSEMKRLSLVQRLNIAIDVASALDYLHHHCDTPIVECNLKVAHVGDFGLARFLLKASDDPSQSQTMSTGLKGSIGYIPPENGTGGQVSTLGDVYSFGILLLEMFTGKRPIDDMFKDGLSIHQFTAMSMHDHVLDIIDPLLLIEGKDDDDRCGNDAQERPFTRYLEQNPVQGRRLEECLVSVMQLGLACSATTPGERMLMNVVVNKMKTIRDSYI
- the LOC126592227 gene encoding LRR receptor-like serine/threonine-protein kinase EFR; this encodes MVVVIFTDGKHFDNLSCAAIHAVLHSRLFHISLGVELDVNVLNMKGLDFFRSKWRFTSQRFCGLYCNIVLSDVIASLAITDFGNETDRLALLDLKRRITKDPLRIMSSWNDSVDFCSWIGVTCHHSTKRVMILDLEAQELVGSLPHSIGNLTYLTGINLRHNHFRGEILQEMGRLRSLQYLNMSYNSFVGKIPTNISYCTQLKMLDVSSNMIIGSIPDQLSSLLNLTHLWVYGNNLTGTIPSWIGNFSSLNTLYLDTNNFQGSIPNEFGRLTSLGKFVLGLNNLSGIVPSSIYNISSIYIFDVTQNQLHGELPPNVGITLPNLEQFYISLNKFTGAFPLSLANASRLQSLDFSLNGLTGTLPAESLGSLQSLVWLNVDRINWEVGKLVT
- the LOC126593536 gene encoding protein SLOW GREEN 1, chloroplastic-like gives rise to the protein MESLAKLHLRHQPLTLSLNPHCSSFPKPLSSFRPPRQSPTFNFTTLTIRASSSSLPPPSSAHPPHQNPPNPKPNSSFKTLAPLAAPIIKATCAAIAAAAFFFMRFNHRTAMAATAVAPSTVEPVEQESPADSVSYEEKERVLEEQLSQNPDDVEALRNLMEVRIKSNKLAEAIQVLERLIELEPEDFEWQLLKANVHSYMGEVDLANSEFEDILSKNPFKVEAFHGLVMSASQSPEKLKSVMKRVEEAMVKCKKDGNMSDVRDFKLLVAQIRVMESKYSDALKLYQELVREEPRDFRPYLCQGIIYTMLRKTNEAEKQFEKFRKLVPKNHPYKEYFDDNMFATKLFGQKMERETAASNV